Genomic DNA from Candidatus Sulfotelmatobacter sp.:
CTCGCGAAGGAGAAGCGTCAGGCAGATCCTCGAGCAGCGCCTCTTCCCCACGCGCATCGAGCTACCGGAGCGATGGGCGCAGTACTACTGGAGAACCATTCGGACGCGAGCCTTCACCCACAACCAGCGCCACACCCTGAAGTACGCGGCGTGAGTCGATCTCCCTCGGGCCCCCATCCCCGGCATCAGCAGGCGCAACTGCAATTTCCGGAGCAGGACCTACGCGAGCCGCCGGTTCATCGCGGATTTCCCACCATCCGTCGCAGCCCCGCCGCTCGCCCATCCACCGCCTCCGGCAAACGCATCGCGCTCTCGAGCGCGCGCGCCGCGCCCGCGCGGTCGCCCATCTCGAGTCGCGCCGCTCCAAGCTGCAGCCAGGCCTCATAGAAACCGGGGCGTTTCTCGACTGCGCGCTCGAATGCCGGGATCGACTCCGAGATGGCGTGCGTGTCGACGCACGCCATGCCGAGCGCGTAGGCGAGGTCGGCATCGTCTGGGAATTGTGACAGCCCGCGTTCGAGAACCGGCCGTGCTTCCGCGGCGTGACCGGTCGCGAGCAGATACTGGCCCCAGAGGGATTCCACCTCGGGATTGCCGGGCATTCGCGCCCGCAACGTGTCGAGCGCCCCGCGTGCCTCCTCGAACCGGCCGAGCGCGGCGAGCGCCGCGGCGCGCGTGAGCCGCGACTCGAGCTGAATCGAGCCACCGGCGATCGCGCGATTCGAGAAATCGAGCGCCGCCGCCGGGTTGCCGGCGCGCAATGCCAGCAGTCCGCGCACCGCGAGCACGTCGGCGCGCTCGGGATCGAGGCGCGACGCGGTCGCCGCGGCGCGCGCCGCCTCTTCCCCACGGCCCCTGGAATCGAGCTCGCGCGCGAGCTGCAGGTAGCCGGTGACATTCCCGGGATGCAGCAGGGTCATGCTGCGAAACAGCGTCTCGTCGTCACGCCAGTCGGGCTGGCGTTGGAGCGTGAACCCGATTCCCGCCAGCAGGGCAAGGGTCGCCACCACGGCGGCGACCCGCCGGCCGGACAGCGGCAGCGCGCAGGCGTGTACGGCGAGCGCCCAGCAGACGCCGGCGCTTGGAAAGTAGAAGAAGCGCTCGGCGAACAGCAGGGTGCCGCGCAGGGCGTTGACCGCCAGCACCGGCGACAGGGTGGCGAGCGCCAGCGACCAGGGCAGTGCGGCCGGCGACCGCCGCGCGACCAGCACGCACAGCCCGATCGCCGCGAGCAGGAGCAGCGCGACACCGCCAGCGATCGCGAGCCCGCCGGGCGGATGGGTCAGATCCAGCATCGCGGCCGGCGAGTGCGGGTACCAGGGCTGCAGGAAGGCGAGGTAGGCGGGCGTCAACAGCCAGAAGCCTCCGGCGGCGCGGGCGCGCGTGGCGGCGACCAACGCCGCTGGCAGCGCTTCGCCGGGGGCGAATCGAAGATGCAAGAGGCCGTAGACGGCGGTGACCGCAGCCGCCGGCAGCCATTCGCGAACCCAGCCGCGGATCGAGAGCCCCGCGGGCGCGCCGGCGACCCACGCCGACACCGCCATCACCGCGAACAACGGCGCCGCCGTCTCTTTGCTGAGCAACGCCGCGCCGAGGGCGAGAAGCATTGCGGCCTCGTCGGTCCAGCTCCGGGTCCGGCGCCAGCGGGACTGGAGCAGCAGCGCCGCGAGCCCGAACGCCGCCGCGAACACGTCGGTGCGGCCCGAAATCCACACCACCGACTCGAGATGCGCAGGCAGGGTCGCGAAGATCAGCCCGGTCAGGGCCGCGGCCGCCCGCGGCAGTCCACCGGCCAGCGCCAGCGCCGCGAGCAGCGCACTCGCGCCGGCGTCCGCCAGCAGATTCACCAGCCTCATCGCCGGCGCGCCGAATCCCAGTCGGTGTTCGATGGCGTAGCTCGCCACCACCACCGGGCGCCAGAAGCCCGAGGCGTGCTGGCCCGCGCCGGCCCAGAAGTCGGCAGTGAGGAGTCTCGCCACTCCCGCGCTCGAACCGAGCAGCCCGTTGTGCTCGATCAGGTAGTGATCGTCCCAGACGAACGCATAGGGCAGCGAGCCGAGATGAACCAGAACCGCGGCGAGGAAGGACAACGCCGCCGGATGGGTGACGAACACGGCCAACGCCGAGGAACGCGGTGCAGAGGTGGCACTCGCTCCGCGCGCCTTCCCCCCGCGCTTCGCCGGCTCGCGAGGGCGCCGGGGATTCAGGCGATCGGGTCCGGGCGTGGCGCGCTCACTTGTCGATGGGCCCCGGCTCGCCGAGCCCGGCCATCTTCTGCCACATCTGTTGAATGCGCGTGGTGTCGGCGCCGGGCAGGCTGGTGGCGTTGGCGAGCGCCTGGTCGCGGGCGGTGAAGTCGCCCTGCAGATGGCAAACGGAGGCGAGCCGCAGCCAGGCCTCGATGTTGCCCGGTTCGAGTCCGGTGGCGCGCTGCAACTCGCGGCGCGCGTCCTCGTAGTTCTTGACCCGCGCGTACGCGTCGCCGAGCAGAATGGCGAGCGTCGCGTCGTCGGGGCTCCAGCCCACCGCGTATTGGAGCGGCTTGATGGCGCGCGCCGGCTTCTTCTCGGCCAGCATCTGCTTGCCGTAGGCGGCCGCGACATCGGGGTCGCTCTTGTGGGTCGCCATCAGCGTGTCGAGCAGCGCGTGGGCCGCCTCGAGGCTGTCCATCGCCTGAAGGGCGTTGACCTCCATCAGCGCGGGATCCGCCTCGGTGGCTCCCCGGGCTCGCGCCAGTCTTCCCCACGCCACCACCTGCGGCCACTGACCGGTGCGCGAGGCGATCGCCGCGTGGTAGGTGGCGATTTCGTAGCGCGTGGAATCGAGCTCCGTCGCACGGCTCAGCGCTTCCAGCGCGAGGTTGTCACGACGGTGGCCGATGCTCACGAGCGCGAGTCCCAGATAGCCGCTGGCGTTGTCGGGCTGAGTCCGGATCATGGCGCGGTACATGGTCTCGTCGGTCCACCAGCCCGACATGGCCACGCCGGTCTGGAAGAGCGAGACGGCCAGAATCGCGGCGTAGATCGCGGCGGGTGTCCAGCGCGGCAGCGAGCTCGGACTCATGCCGCGGCGCCACAACCGGACCCCGGCGACACACACCAGCCAGGTCGCCCCGGCCGAGCCCATATAGAGATGCCGGCCGCCATAGAGCAGCACGCCGCGCGTGAGGGTGAGGCCACCGATCAGGGCCAGCGGCAGCCACAACAGCAGCATGGCCGCCGAGAGACGGCTCTTCTTTCCCCACTCCCGGATCACGAACACGATGGCGACAAGGTGCAGGAGCACGCCGAGGATCACGCGCGGATCGAGCGGCGAGCGCGCCGGCGCGATCAGCCAGTCCGGTCCCTGCGGATGTCCGGGCAGCAGCAGCGCGAGATACGAGGGCAGCGTGGCGACCGAGGTCCACACCCGTTCCATCGGCGTCGAGTGGCGCCAGGCGGCCGCCGGCGTGAGGTCGGCGGGCGCGATGCCCTGATGGACATACGCCCAGACCGCCGTGATGACCAAGTAGGGCGCGGTCTCGACCGCGAATTGCGCCCAGCGCTTCGGCGAGTCGGCGAGGCGCGCCCACGCCAGCGCCGCGAACACCGCCAGCACCGGCGCTGCGCCTTCCTTGCTGAGCAGCCCGGCCAGGAACGCGAGCGCCGCGCCGCTGCGCCACGCCCAGCTCGTTCCGCGCGCGCCGCGCTCGTGCATCCACAGCGCCGCGAAGCAGAACATCGCGCACCACACGTCGGTTCGTCCCGAGATCCATGCCACCGACTCGACGTGCACCGGCATCACCGCGAACCACAACGACGCGAACCACGCCACCGCCGCCCCGGCGCCGATCTCGACCAGCAGCAGCGCGAACAGCGCGGTGGCGGCCGCGTGCGACAGCGCGTTGACGGCGTGGAACCAGCCCGGTTGCCATCCGCCGATCCGGCCGTCGATCCAGTAGGACAGCGTGATGACCGGGCGCCACAGCCCCGATTGGCCGCCCGGCGACGACCAGAAGTCGGTGAGGAGGAGCTGCAGCAGGTAGCGGGGATGCCTCAGGAACTGGTTCTCGGCGATCATCTGGTGATCGTCGCGAACCCATCCGTAGCGAATCGTCGGCAGAAAGAAGAGCAGCGCCAGCAGTCCGGCGCCCAGCGCCGGATGACTCCACCAACGGCGCGCAGGCCTGTGCTCGCGACGCGGCGCCGCCCCGCGCCGGCCACTGCGATCGGCCGGCGCCGGCCGTGACGTCATACCGAGTCTCCCGTAAGCCGAATTCTGTCGGTGTGAACCGTGATGATCATTTGTCTGGGGCGCCCGTTGCCGGAACGCCTCAATGCGACCGACCCTGGGGTGCGAACGCAGCGGGACACACTGCTCCCCCTCTATGCGGTCTTGCTCCGGGTGGGGTTTGCCAAGCCGGCCCCGTCACCGGGACCGCTGGTGCGCTCTTACCGCACCGTTTCACCCTTGCCCGCTGCGCGGCCGAAGCCGCGCCCGCTGGCGGTTTGCTTTCTGTTGCACTTTCCGTGGGCTCGCGCCCCCTGGGAATTACCCAGCACCCTGCCCTGTGGAGTTCGGACTTTCCTCGGACCAGGCCCTGGGCCGCCGCAAAACGGCAGCGTCGGTGCCTCGCCCGCGATCATCTGGGAGACTCGGAACCGAGAATACGATCCAGCGTTTCGTTGACCAGCTGATCGGCGCGGGTGTTCTCCTCGCGCCGAATCGCCGCGAAGCGGAGCCGTGCGATTTTCGTGGCCGCCGCTTTCGCGGCCGCGTGCAATGGCTTCAGCCCCTCGTTCTTGACCCGGTACTCGCCGGTCATCTGGCGAATGACCAGCTCGGAATCCATGCTCACCTCGAGCGACGGAACTCGATGGGCCGCCGCGGCCTCCAGGCCCGCGATCAACCCACGATACTCGGCGACGTTGTTCGTGACCTTGCCGAGATACTCGCCCCGCGCTTCGACTTCGCGCCCGTGATCGTCGAGCAGCACGAACCCGTACGCGCCCGGTCCCGGATTGCCACGGGAGCCTCCGTCACAGCGAAGCCTCCACGGACCGCCGGTGGGAGTGGGCATCGAATGACTCTACCGGTCGCGCGCGCGCGCGCACAAGCCGGGCGCTCAGGCCGGTTTCAGCCAGCCGGCCTGCTCGAGGGCGCGCCATGCGTCGGTCTCGCCGCGATGCATCAGCGTGCTGGCGTGATCGGGTGCGAAACCCAGGACGCCGCCCGGCAGGATGGTGGCGGGCTCGACCACGCAGATGCGGGCCGGGTCGCCGGTCGCGGGGTGCGGCTGGCGCGTC
This window encodes:
- a CDS encoding tetratricopeptide repeat protein, translating into MFVTHPAALSFLAAVLVHLGSLPYAFVWDDHYLIEHNGLLGSSAGVARLLTADFWAGAGQHASGFWRPVVVASYAIEHRLGFGAPAMRLVNLLADAGASALLAALALAGGLPRAAAALTGLIFATLPAHLESVVWISGRTDVFAAAFGLAALLLQSRWRRTRSWTDEAAMLLALGAALLSKETAAPLFAVMAVSAWVAGAPAGLSIRGWVREWLPAAAVTAVYGLLHLRFAPGEALPAALVAATRARAAGGFWLLTPAYLAFLQPWYPHSPAAMLDLTHPPGGLAIAGGVALLLLAAIGLCVLVARRSPAALPWSLALATLSPVLAVNALRGTLLFAERFFYFPSAGVCWALAVHACALPLSGRRVAAVVATLALLAGIGFTLQRQPDWRDDETLFRSMTLLHPGNVTGYLQLARELDSRGRGEEAARAAATASRLDPERADVLAVRGLLALRAGNPAAALDFSNRAIAGGSIQLESRLTRAAALAALGRFEEARGALDTLRARMPGNPEVESLWGQYLLATGHAAEARPVLERGLSQFPDDADLAYALGMACVDTHAISESIPAFERAVEKRPGFYEAWLQLGAARLEMGDRAGAARALESAMRLPEAVDGRAAGLRRMVGNPR
- a CDS encoding tetratricopeptide repeat protein — encoded protein: MTSRPAPADRSGRRGAAPRREHRPARRWWSHPALGAGLLALLFFLPTIRYGWVRDDHQMIAENQFLRHPRYLLQLLLTDFWSSPGGQSGLWRPVITLSYWIDGRIGGWQPGWFHAVNALSHAAATALFALLLVEIGAGAAVAWFASLWFAVMPVHVESVAWISGRTDVWCAMFCFAALWMHERGARGTSWAWRSGAALAFLAGLLSKEGAAPVLAVFAALAWARLADSPKRWAQFAVETAPYLVITAVWAYVHQGIAPADLTPAAAWRHSTPMERVWTSVATLPSYLALLLPGHPQGPDWLIAPARSPLDPRVILGVLLHLVAIVFVIREWGKKSRLSAAMLLLWLPLALIGGLTLTRGVLLYGGRHLYMGSAGATWLVCVAGVRLWRRGMSPSSLPRWTPAAIYAAILAVSLFQTGVAMSGWWTDETMYRAMIRTQPDNASGYLGLALVSIGHRRDNLALEALSRATELDSTRYEIATYHAAIASRTGQWPQVVAWGRLARARGATEADPALMEVNALQAMDSLEAAHALLDTLMATHKSDPDVAAAYGKQMLAEKKPARAIKPLQYAVGWSPDDATLAILLGDAYARVKNYEDARRELQRATGLEPGNIEAWLRLASVCHLQGDFTARDQALANATSLPGADTTRIQQMWQKMAGLGEPGPIDK